The window GACACCTTTGAATGGCGGGACAATACTTTCTCCTTTGTATGTCATAAATGTGGAATAGCTCATGGACAGAAAGCCCCCTTTCATTTAAGAAAGGAACCTAAAATGGGCAAGAATGACTTCCTGTCCCTCTATTGGGCATATACACTTTTCTGCAATGCAAAAGTGATAGCTGTATTCGATGCTAACCAGTTTCAGGGCTATGAAGCATTGGAGGCACTAATACATAGAACAAACCAGTCTTCCAAAACGGTTAAGCAGTTATTTGTACCCCACATCGCTAAACCAGGACTGGCAGATTTAGATAAGGAGCAGCCGGAGACCTGTCCTTCTTGTGGATTGACTAAGTACCTCTACCATAAGCGAGGGTATATTCACATTCAAAGGGATTCACTAAACACAGATGTTGATTTCCAGCTAACACATGAATGGTTTGGGAGTGGTGGAAGGAATGCATTCCGTGAGTATTTGATATCTCAGAGAGTGGCGCGTGTAATCCTGGAGCAGGGATGGCGTGGAGTGGTCCTTAAGCCGATTGAGCTTGTTTAGTTGTAAAAATAAAGGTGGGCACGGCCACGCCGACCCAGTTCGCCTACGACGCCGACGGCCAACGGGTGATGACGACCCGCCACGACGGCACAATCGTCTACACTCCCTTCCCCGCCTCCGAGGAGAGCCTACCGCCCAGTGGTTCAACGATCCAGCACACCGGCAACTCTATTACCCTCCACAGAGTATAGAGCAGCCCGACTTCGTTGCCCTCCCGTCCCCCTTTCGTTGCTTACGCATCCCCCTGACTGTGCTATACTTGGCCCGAAATATACGCTCATGCGCGCTCGCGGCCGACAGCCCGCCCGAACACAACCGGCGTTCGCCTGGCCCCCTCGGTGTCCGTCCCTCGCCACGGGGCGCCGGCCGCGTCGCCGCTGAGCACACACGGCCGGGCACTCTTGGATACTTTCGACAGCGTACTGGAAAGATTCGCGCTCATCAGTTACGTCGATCTCATCGACATCCTGCTCGTCACGCTGATCATCTTCGGCGTGCTGATGCTCATTCGCGGCACGCGGGCGGTGCAGGTGTTGCGCGGCCTGCTGGTGCTGGCGGCGTTCGTCTTCATCCTGGCCCAAATCTTTGAGTTGCAAGCCTTCACCTGGCTGGTCGACAACATGCTGCCCGTGCTGTTGATCGCCATCCCGGTCATCTTCCAGCCGGAATTGCGCCGGGCGCTGGAGCAACTGGGCTTGGCCGGCCGCTATCTGCGCATCTTCCGCCGCGACGAGAGCAACCCGGTCGTCGATGCCTTCAAGGACGCCGCCCTGCGCCTGTCCCAGCGGCGGCACGGCGCGCTGGTCGTCTTCGAGCAGGACACCGGCCTGCAGGAGTACATCGACACCGGCGTCGTGCTCGATGCCGACCCCTCGGCCGAGCTATTCCTGACCATCTTCAACAAGCACACCGAACTCCACGACGGGGCCATCATCGTGCGCGGCAACCGGCTGGCGGCGGCGGCCTGCGTGCTGCCCCTCAGCACCAGCAGCCTGTCCGACCGGCAGATGGGGCTGCGCCATCGCGCCGCGCTGGGCATCAGCGAGGTCAGCGACGCCGTGGCCGTGGTCGTGTCCGAGGAAACGGGCCAGGTGTCCATCGCCCACAACGGCCGCATCCTGCGCCGCCAGGACATCGCCCGGCTCGATACCATTCTCAACGCCTTTCTGACCGGGCCGCGCCAACCGGATTTTCTGGGGAGAGCCAGCAGTGAACCGCGCGCGTGAATTTCTGACCAATCTGGCGACGTTCGCCCTGGCCCTCGTCCTGGCGTTCTTCATCTGGATGTCGGCTTCCGAGGCCCAGGACCCGATCCGCACCCGCTTTCTGGAGATCCCCATCGCCTACGTCGGCCTGCCCGACGGGGCGGCGCTGGTCAATCCCGACCCGCGCGAGACGGTGCAAATCCGCCTGGAAGGGCCGGATTCGGTCTTGCAGGCCCAAAACCCCGAGGACTTCACGGCCACGGTCGATCTGAGCCAGGCCCCCTCGGGCGAAGAGACGTCGCTGCCCATCAACGTCACCGCCCTGCGGCCGGGGGCGACCATCTCCTTCATCACCCCGGAGGAGGTCGACGTCTTGCTGGAACAGGAAGTGACCTACCAGGTGCCGGTCGAACTGGAGTTTCGCGGCTCGGTGGCCCGCGGCCATACACAGAACGAGCCGCTCATCGAGCCGCCGGCCATCCGCGTCAGTGGCCCGGAGAGCCGGGTCAGCCAGCTCAACTTCGCCCTGGTGACCGTCTTCCTGAACAACACCGCGGCCACCCTGGTCGAGACCTCGGTGCCCATCTTCTATGACCAGTCAGGCCGCGTCGCCAGCGTCACCGGGCTGGACGTCAGCCACGACGAAGTGACCGTCACCGTCCCGGTCGAGGAGTCGGCCGGCTTCGCCGACAAGCTGATCACCGTGACCTGGACGGGCGACCCGGCCCCCGGCTATCGCCTGCTCAGCGTGACGGCCGATCCGCCCAGCGTCCTGGTCGAGGGCCGCCCGGCGCAGGTCAACCAGTTAGCCAGCGTCACGACCGAGCCGATCGACATCAACGGGCTGACGGAGTCCTTCTCGCAGGCGGCCGTGCTGACCCTGCCGCAGGGCATCACCATCGACCCGGAGCAGACGGTGACGGTCAACATCCAGATCGAGCCGATCCTGACCACGTCCACGTTCAACCGGATGCCCGACCCGCGCGGCCTGCGCGCCGGCTATGAGGCCGTGGTCGAGCCGGAGCAGGTGCGGGTCATCCTCTTCGGGCCGCTGCCGGTGCTCGACGCGCTGGCCGAGAATGACGTTCGCGTTATACTCGACCTCTTCGGGCTGGAGCCGGGCACGTATTCAATCGTGCCCGACGTGGACGTGCCCGACCGGGGCATCGAAATTCGCTCGGTGCTGCCGTCGGCGGTCACGGTGACCATCCAGGAAGCGGAAGAGGCCACGCCGGAGGCGGACGGTGGTGGGGCCTTGGTGGCGACTGCGCCGGCGGCCATCGAGCCGGCGACCACAGCCCGCACGATTACCACCGCCTCGAATTCCACGCCGGGCCGCGCCACCCCGGCGATTTGTTATCTAATGGTGTCCGGCATCACATCGGCCGGATTACAAGAAATCTGCATTGAGAGGCACACGCCCAAATGAGTCGTAAAGCAATCGTGGCCTTCGTCGGCCGCCCCAACGTCGGCAAATCGACGCTGTTCAATCGCATCATCGGCCGCCGCCTGGCCGTCGTCTCCGACGTGGCCGGCACCACCCGCGACCGGCTCTACGCCGATGCCGAGTGGGGCGGCGTGGCCTTCACCGTCGTCGACACCGGCGGCATCGAGCTGACCGAGGGCCACAACACGGCCCCCCTGTCCGAGGATTCGGAGCAGTTCCTGCCGCTCATTCGCCAACAGGCAGCCGTGGCGATGGAAGACGCCGACGTCATCGTCCTCGTGGTCGATGGGCAAGCGGGCATCACCACCGCCGACCGCGAGGTGGCGGCCATCCTGCGCCAGACGAAGAAACCGGTCGTCATCGCCGCCAACAAGCTGGAATCGAGCAAGCTGTGGGATACGGCCTACGAGTTCTACGAACTGGGCCTGGGCGAGGTCATCGCCGTGTCGGCCCTGCACGGCTCCGGCACGGGCGACCTGCTCGACGCCATCGTCGACGGCTTGCCGCCCTTCGACCCGGCCGACGACGTGGAAGACCAGTCGATCCGCATCGCCATTCTGGGCCGGCCCAACGTCGGCAAATCGACGCTGCTCAACAAGATGGTCGGCGAGGAGCGGGTCATCGTCAGCCCCATCGCCGGGACGACGCGCGACGCCATCGACGAGAAGCTGCGCTGGCACGGCCAGGATTTCACCATCATCGACACGGCCGGCATCCGGCGGCGGGGCAAGATCGACCAGGGCATCGAGAAATACAGCGTGCTGCGGGCCATCAAGACCCTGCGCCGGGCCGACGTGGCCCTGCTGCTCATCGACGGCGAGGAGGGCATCACCTCCCAGGACGCCCACATCGGCGGCATGTTGACCGATGAGAACGTCGGCGTCATCGTGCTGGTCAACAAGTGGGACGTGGTGGAGAAAGACAGCCACACCATGCCCGAATACGAGAAGAAGGTGCGCGACGACTTGAACTTTCTGGCCTATGCGCCGCTGTTGTTCATCTCGGCCGAGACCGGCCAACGGGTCAACAAAATCCTGGGCGCGGTCATGGAAGTCCAGGCCGCCCGCCACCACCGCCTGTCCACGGGCCAACTCAACGATCTGCTGCGCGACATCGTGGTCCACCACCCGCCGCCGACCAAAGCCGGCACGCAACTCAAGTTCTACTACGCCACCCAGGTGGCCCTGGCTCCGCCGACGTTCGTGTTCTTCGTCAACCGGCCGGAGATGGTCCACTTCGGCTACCAGCGCTACATCGAGAACCGGCTGCGCGAGCGCTACCCGTTCACCGGCACGCCGGTGCGGCTCATCTTCCGTGGCCGGGGCGACAATCCCGACAAACCTTAATCGCCGCCGGCTTCCCACATCGCCAGTAACGCGATCAGTGCCTCTTTCATCTGCCGGCCGATCTGAGGGATGCTGTTGCCGGCCAGATAGCGGGCGTGGCCGGCGGCGGCGATGCGTTCGCGCCAGGCCGGGTCATTCTTCAATTCGCATAGCCCATCGGCCAACGCCTGCGGGTTATTGCGCTCGACGAGAACCACTTCCTGCCGGTCGGCCAGCGCGGCGCGGATGGTCGGCGAGTCGCCGGAGATGACCGGCCGGCCCATCGCCAGCCCCTCCCAGACCTTGTTCTGCACGGTGAATTGCGCCTGGCGCGTGGTGCCGAAGACGCCCAGGCAGACGTGGGCCTGGGCCAGACTATCGAGCAGTTCGTCCTGGCTGACAAAACCGTGGAAGGTGACGTTGGGCAGGGCCAGTTCGGCCGCGCGGCCCATGACGCGCTCCTTCTCCGGCCCGCTGCCGTAGAAATGGAAGCGCACGTCGGGGTCATCGCGCAGCCGGTCGGCGGCGTCGATGATCACGTCCATGCCGTGCGACGGCAGGTAGCCGCCGTGGTAGGTGACGCGAAAGTGATCGTCCGGCGGTTGCAGCGGGCGGGGGTGGAAGACCGTCTCGTCCGCGCCGTGGGGCACGTAGCGGAAGCGCTCCAGCGGCAATTTGTATTTTTGGGCGATGTAGCCGCCATATGCGGGGTTTTCGGCGATGAGCAGATCGGGCCGGCGCAGGCCGCCCCGTTCCAATTGGAAGATGAGGCGGCCGGTGGTGGGATGCGTCGCCGTCAGGCCCCGCTCCTCGGCCACCAGGTGCAGCGACATGAGGATGTCGAGGGCCACCGGCCGGCCGCGGCCGTGGGCCAGGCGGCGGCCCAGATAGGCGTCGAACTGGCCGGGGTAGCCGATGAGCATGACGTCGTAGGGTGGGGTGTGGCGGTGCGCCCGGATGAGTTGGGTATAGGCCCCGGCCACGCGCCGCCAGAAGGCCGGCCGCCGCCAGCCGCCGCTGGCCTGGGCCACGCGATCTTCAATCCCCTGCCACAGCGTCACGTGGCAGACCTGCACGACCACGTCGGGCTGGGCCTGTAGCCCCTTCAGCACGATCTGATTGCGCGTGTAGCCCGCGCGATAGGCGCCGAAGTAGCAGACGCGCAGAGGATTTTCGGGGGAAAAACGAACCATGACCGGCGATTATAGCAGCGGGCGGGCGGCGCAGTACAATTAGGCGCATGATTTTCGTCACCGGGGCCACGGGCTTCATCGGGCGGGCGCTCGGCCGCGCCCTAGACGGCGGCGGCCACACCTGGCGGCCCTATAGCGGCCGGCTGAACGAGCCGGAGAAGCTGCGCGCCGAGCTGGAAGGGGTCGAGACGGTCATCCATCTGGCCGGGGCCGAGGCGCGCGGCAGCAACCGGCTGTTGCTCCACGTCGACGTCGAGGGCACGCAGCGGCTCATCGAGGAAGCGCGGCGGGCGGGCGTCGGCCGGCTCGTCGTGCCCAGCCGGCTCAATGCCGACCCCCATTCGATGCACCCCCTGCTGCGGGCCAAGGGCGAGGTGGAGCGGCTGGTGCGGCAGGGGGGCATCCCCTACACGATCCTGCGTACGGCGACACTGTTCGGCCGCGACGACCGGTTCAGCGAAATTATCTATAGCCTGGCGCTGTGGTCGTGGCCGTTGGCCTGGGTGCCGGGCGGCGGCAAGACGCCGATGCAGCCGCTGTGGGTCGAAGATTACATCCATTGCCTGATCCACTCCCTGAACCGGCCCGATGTGGTCAACCGAACCCTGACGCTTGGCGGGGGCGATTTGATCAACTACCGCCAGATCGTGCAAACCATCCTCCACGTCACCGGCCAGAAGCGATTGCTGTTTCCGCTGCCCCTGACGCCCTCGCGGCGGGTGGCGCGGCTGTTGCTGGGCTGGTGGTATTGGCCGCCGGTCAGCCGCTACTTCACCGACCGCCTCTTCATGCCCGACGTGACCGATCAGGACGGCGTGCAGCGCCTGTTCGGCTT is drawn from Candidatus Promineifilum breve and contains these coding sequences:
- the cdaA gene encoding diadenylate cyclase CdaA gives rise to the protein MDTFDSVLERFALISYVDLIDILLVTLIIFGVLMLIRGTRAVQVLRGLLVLAAFVFILAQIFELQAFTWLVDNMLPVLLIAIPVIFQPELRRALEQLGLAGRYLRIFRRDESNPVVDAFKDAALRLSQRRHGALVVFEQDTGLQEYIDTGVVLDADPSAELFLTIFNKHTELHDGAIIVRGNRLAAAACVLPLSTSSLSDRQMGLRHRAALGISEVSDAVAVVVSEETGQVSIAHNGRILRRQDIARLDTILNAFLTGPRQPDFLGRASSEPRA
- a CDS encoding CdaR family protein, which translates into the protein MNRAREFLTNLATFALALVLAFFIWMSASEAQDPIRTRFLEIPIAYVGLPDGAALVNPDPRETVQIRLEGPDSVLQAQNPEDFTATVDLSQAPSGEETSLPINVTALRPGATISFITPEEVDVLLEQEVTYQVPVELEFRGSVARGHTQNEPLIEPPAIRVSGPESRVSQLNFALVTVFLNNTAATLVETSVPIFYDQSGRVASVTGLDVSHDEVTVTVPVEESAGFADKLITVTWTGDPAPGYRLLSVTADPPSVLVEGRPAQVNQLASVTTEPIDINGLTESFSQAAVLTLPQGITIDPEQTVTVNIQIEPILTTSTFNRMPDPRGLRAGYEAVVEPEQVRVILFGPLPVLDALAENDVRVILDLFGLEPGTYSIVPDVDVPDRGIEIRSVLPSAVTVTIQEAEEATPEADGGGALVATAPAAIEPATTARTITTASNSTPGRATPAICYLMVSGITSAGLQEICIERHTPK
- the der gene encoding ribosome biogenesis GTPase Der; translation: MSRKAIVAFVGRPNVGKSTLFNRIIGRRLAVVSDVAGTTRDRLYADAEWGGVAFTVVDTGGIELTEGHNTAPLSEDSEQFLPLIRQQAAVAMEDADVIVLVVDGQAGITTADREVAAILRQTKKPVVIAANKLESSKLWDTAYEFYELGLGEVIAVSALHGSGTGDLLDAIVDGLPPFDPADDVEDQSIRIAILGRPNVGKSTLLNKMVGEERVIVSPIAGTTRDAIDEKLRWHGQDFTIIDTAGIRRRGKIDQGIEKYSVLRAIKTLRRADVALLLIDGEEGITSQDAHIGGMLTDENVGVIVLVNKWDVVEKDSHTMPEYEKKVRDDLNFLAYAPLLFISAETGQRVNKILGAVMEVQAARHHRLSTGQLNDLLRDIVVHHPPPTKAGTQLKFYYATQVALAPPTFVFFVNRPEMVHFGYQRYIENRLRERYPFTGTPVRLIFRGRGDNPDKP
- a CDS encoding glycosyltransferase family 4 protein, with protein sequence MVRFSPENPLRVCYFGAYRAGYTRNQIVLKGLQAQPDVVVQVCHVTLWQGIEDRVAQASGGWRRPAFWRRVAGAYTQLIRAHRHTPPYDVMLIGYPGQFDAYLGRRLAHGRGRPVALDILMSLHLVAEERGLTATHPTTGRLIFQLERGGLRRPDLLIAENPAYGGYIAQKYKLPLERFRYVPHGADETVFHPRPLQPPDDHFRVTYHGGYLPSHGMDVIIDAADRLRDDPDVRFHFYGSGPEKERVMGRAAELALPNVTFHGFVSQDELLDSLAQAHVCLGVFGTTRQAQFTVQNKVWEGLAMGRPVISGDSPTIRAALADRQEVVLVERNNPQALADGLCELKNDPAWRERIAAAGHARYLAGNSIPQIGRQMKEALIALLAMWEAGGD
- a CDS encoding SDR family oxidoreductase; its protein translation is MIFVTGATGFIGRALGRALDGGGHTWRPYSGRLNEPEKLRAELEGVETVIHLAGAEARGSNRLLLHVDVEGTQRLIEEARRAGVGRLVVPSRLNADPHSMHPLLRAKGEVERLVRQGGIPYTILRTATLFGRDDRFSEIIYSLALWSWPLAWVPGGGKTPMQPLWVEDYIHCLIHSLNRPDVVNRTLTLGGGDLINYRQIVQTILHVTGQKRLLFPLPLTPSRRVARLLLGWWYWPPVSRYFTDRLFMPDVTDQDGVQRLFGFRPARFGETITYLNRPGLRWRLFRH